From a single Anaerolineaceae bacterium oral taxon 439 genomic region:
- a CDS encoding ribonuclease III, with protein MKKNAPYELPEDFSRRIGLTFNDGLLLYRALTHRSFLNEHADAIEDNQRLEFLGDAVLGFIVGAWLYNAMPEMPEGELTKYRSALVHTEQLASFAREIDLGRALRLGRGEIIAGGRAKTPILCDAFEALVGALYLDQGLEAVRDFLRPIMTEALDDIVANRKGENPKSQLQEILQSRGLDVPRYVVVQESGPDHAKMYEIEVLVGPKTVGHGKGSSKHAATKDAALNALSRLGFYGGTAE; from the coding sequence ATGAAGAAAAACGCACCATACGAATTACCGGAGGATTTTTCCAGGCGGATCGGGTTGACGTTCAACGACGGGCTGCTGCTGTATCGCGCGCTGACGCACCGTTCCTTCCTGAACGAACATGCCGACGCGATTGAAGACAATCAACGGCTCGAATTTCTGGGCGACGCTGTTCTGGGGTTCATTGTCGGCGCGTGGCTGTATAACGCGATGCCGGAGATGCCTGAGGGCGAGTTGACGAAGTATCGTTCCGCCCTCGTGCATACCGAGCAGTTAGCCTCGTTCGCGCGGGAAATCGATCTGGGTCGGGCGCTCCGGCTCGGGCGCGGGGAGATCATCGCTGGCGGCCGTGCGAAAACGCCGATTCTCTGCGACGCGTTCGAAGCGCTTGTCGGCGCGCTCTACCTGGATCAGGGACTGGAGGCAGTCCGCGATTTTCTGCGTCCGATTATGACCGAAGCGCTCGACGATATTGTCGCCAACCGTAAGGGCGAGAATCCGAAGAGCCAGCTTCAGGAGATCCTTCAGTCGCGTGGGCTGGACGTTCCGCGTTACGTCGTTGTTCAGGAATCCGGCCCCGATCATGCGAAAATGTACGAGATCGAGGTTCTCGTCGGCCCAAAGACGGTCGGCCATGGGAAAGGATCGAGCAAGCACGCCGCGACCAAGGACGCCGCGCTCAACGCGCTTTCGCGTTTGGGTTTTTATGGCGGGACGGCGGAGTAG
- a CDS encoding chromosome segregation protein SMC: protein MSTKLQSLELQGYKTFAQKVRLEFPGAITAIVGPNGSGKSNVSDAIRWVLGEQSYTLLRGRKTMDMIFAGSDQKARAGMASVTITFRNEDGWLPIDYDEVALTRRAYRSGENEYHLNGQRVRLKDINELLGQSGLAERTYTIIGQGLIDTALALKADERRSFFEEAAGIGLFRGRRDEAVGRLDQTRRNLERISDILAELEPRLASLSKQAKRAKEYESLKADLKALLRDWYGYHWHKSQGELSAAIRGVEAQSRIAAEARARQGEKERLVNQIQARIKAERDAIGELHRSLSQVHAAKERAAREAAILSERLIAADRSLKQFGEESELNQVEYQHQEERLAQTQQEIDRLRKGIETAGAEKKRVEAELETQLAEMNTLRRRLSDQRNQSAAKENDKVRVKARLDEARERLRSIDVSNRTFEETGKKAESELAGIREKLRLAAETVSANEAAYQAAANELAQVRQEADALLTERAAIQSALAEIRTAQSQKKARLDVLTSADANLTGVNQGAQFLVQAAKKSQLTKAVTTIGALFRFPKEAETAAAAVLGEALDGVIVDRSDWAAAAGLLRAGNNGRVVISDDGGDRTMESGPNEALLAAGCVPLMAIVEAEPEYAALARRFLDGAYLIGGEADAAEAFRKADVLRSVLRPGETLVTAAGERFDGDGVVIAGTNPKVALLSRKREMRELAAEIERIGTSEASENAKLGDLALRVNENSVRQSAISEKRKELAAALDGDRKAHSRLQIDVQKQEQFIAFQRQRIQENEAQREKLMIQINADRQALAAAECALETIRTEIRALQDAIHAIHPEELQSQLQYWTIEYTVTGKSIREAEARAKEAAAQMERNQARIAANGEKIRAIEDEIAVINERSETLRREETESGAEAKRIEAAIQPAEGRLTAYDQSAAAAQSDFQSAQQRSAAAEKSLMIAQLEVSRLQNGLDSLKSRIEEDFGLVSFDFDEKVIGQSTLPLGDLVSELASVEEIPESLNDQIQRMKSSIRRMGPINPEAIREYDEVQERYAFLKTQLADVRQADKDLREVIVELEEMMRTAFQTTFEKVQSEFRDLFTRLFGGGTAKLVLTDPDDLNSSGIDIQAKLPGRREQELSLLSGGERSLTAVALVFALLRVSPTPFCVFDEVDAALDEANVGRFCELLRELSNEIQFILITHNRNTVETADVIYGVTISKDSISQVVSLRLDDVDQSYFSRA from the coding sequence ATGTCGACTAAATTACAATCGCTCGAGCTTCAAGGTTATAAAACCTTCGCGCAGAAGGTCCGGCTCGAATTTCCCGGCGCGATTACCGCGATCGTCGGTCCGAACGGTTCGGGAAAGTCGAACGTTTCCGACGCGATCCGCTGGGTTCTGGGGGAGCAGTCGTATACGCTGCTGCGCGGGCGGAAGACGATGGACATGATTTTCGCCGGCTCGGACCAGAAGGCCCGCGCCGGAATGGCGTCCGTGACGATTACGTTTCGAAACGAGGATGGCTGGCTCCCGATCGATTACGATGAAGTTGCGCTGACGCGGCGCGCTTATCGGAGCGGCGAAAACGAGTATCATCTCAACGGCCAGCGCGTTCGATTGAAGGATATCAATGAGCTTCTGGGGCAATCCGGATTAGCCGAACGGACATATACGATTATCGGTCAGGGCCTGATCGATACGGCGCTGGCGCTTAAAGCGGACGAGCGGCGGAGCTTTTTCGAGGAGGCAGCCGGGATCGGGCTTTTCCGTGGGAGGCGGGACGAAGCGGTCGGCCGTCTCGATCAGACGCGGCGCAACCTCGAACGGATCAGCGATATTTTAGCCGAGCTGGAACCGCGGCTGGCTTCTCTTTCGAAGCAGGCGAAGCGGGCGAAGGAGTACGAATCGCTCAAGGCAGATTTGAAGGCGCTGCTGCGCGACTGGTACGGGTACCACTGGCATAAGTCCCAGGGCGAGCTTTCAGCGGCGATCCGAGGCGTCGAGGCGCAGTCCAGAATCGCGGCCGAAGCGCGCGCGCGGCAGGGCGAGAAGGAACGGCTCGTGAATCAGATTCAGGCGCGGATTAAAGCGGAACGCGACGCGATCGGCGAGCTTCATCGTTCCCTTTCGCAGGTCCACGCGGCGAAGGAACGGGCGGCCCGCGAGGCGGCGATTTTGTCGGAACGGCTTATCGCGGCGGATCGCTCGCTGAAACAGTTTGGCGAAGAGAGCGAGCTGAATCAGGTCGAATATCAGCATCAGGAAGAGCGCCTGGCGCAGACGCAGCAGGAGATCGACAGGCTGCGAAAAGGGATCGAGACGGCGGGCGCGGAGAAAAAACGCGTTGAGGCCGAGCTCGAAACGCAGCTGGCGGAGATGAATACGCTTCGTCGCCGCTTATCCGACCAGCGGAACCAGAGCGCCGCGAAGGAAAATGATAAGGTCCGGGTTAAAGCGCGGCTCGACGAGGCGCGGGAGCGTTTGCGCTCGATCGACGTGTCAAATCGGACGTTCGAGGAGACGGGAAAAAAAGCGGAGTCTGAGTTGGCGGGAATTCGGGAGAAGCTCCGGCTTGCGGCCGAGACCGTCAGCGCGAATGAAGCGGCGTATCAGGCCGCGGCGAACGAGCTCGCGCAGGTCCGGCAGGAAGCCGACGCGCTCCTGACGGAACGCGCTGCGATTCAATCCGCGCTGGCGGAAATCCGTACCGCCCAGTCGCAGAAGAAAGCGCGGCTCGACGTCCTGACGAGCGCTGACGCGAACCTGACCGGCGTGAACCAGGGCGCGCAGTTTCTCGTCCAGGCGGCGAAGAAAAGCCAGCTCACGAAAGCGGTAACGACGATCGGCGCGCTTTTCCGCTTCCCGAAGGAAGCGGAAACCGCCGCCGCGGCGGTTTTAGGCGAGGCGCTGGACGGCGTTATTGTCGACCGGTCGGATTGGGCCGCGGCCGCGGGGCTTCTCCGCGCCGGGAATAACGGCCGCGTCGTTATTTCTGACGACGGCGGCGACCGGACAATGGAATCCGGCCCGAACGAAGCGCTGCTGGCTGCTGGCTGTGTACCGCTGATGGCGATCGTCGAGGCCGAGCCGGAATACGCCGCGCTGGCGCGGCGTTTTTTGGATGGAGCATACCTGATCGGCGGCGAAGCCGACGCGGCGGAAGCGTTCCGGAAAGCGGATGTGCTGCGATCTGTGCTTCGTCCGGGCGAGACGCTGGTGACGGCCGCGGGCGAGCGGTTTGATGGCGACGGCGTTGTTATCGCTGGAACGAATCCGAAAGTCGCGCTGCTGTCGCGGAAACGCGAGATGCGCGAGCTGGCGGCGGAGATCGAGCGGATCGGGACGTCCGAGGCGTCGGAAAACGCGAAACTCGGCGATCTCGCGCTGCGGGTTAACGAGAATTCAGTTCGTCAGTCGGCTATATCGGAAAAACGGAAGGAGCTGGCCGCCGCGCTTGACGGCGATCGGAAGGCGCATAGCAGGCTTCAGATCGACGTTCAAAAGCAGGAACAATTCATCGCGTTCCAGCGTCAGCGGATCCAGGAGAACGAGGCGCAGCGCGAGAAGCTCATGATCCAGATCAACGCGGACCGTCAGGCGTTAGCGGCGGCCGAATGCGCGTTGGAAACGATTCGAACCGAAATCCGCGCGCTTCAGGACGCGATCCACGCGATCCATCCGGAAGAGCTTCAAAGTCAGCTCCAGTATTGGACGATTGAGTATACCGTGACCGGAAAATCGATCCGCGAAGCGGAAGCGCGCGCGAAGGAAGCGGCCGCGCAGATGGAACGGAACCAGGCGCGGATTGCGGCGAACGGCGAAAAGATCCGCGCGATAGAGGACGAGATCGCGGTAATTAACGAACGGAGCGAGACGCTCCGACGCGAGGAGACGGAAAGCGGCGCAGAGGCGAAGCGGATCGAGGCCGCGATTCAGCCCGCTGAAGGCCGGTTAACCGCGTACGACCAGTCGGCGGCCGCGGCGCAGTCCGATTTTCAATCCGCTCAGCAGCGGTCGGCGGCGGCGGAAAAAAGCCTCATGATCGCGCAGCTCGAAGTCTCGCGCCTTCAAAATGGTCTGGATTCGCTGAAATCGCGGATCGAAGAAGATTTTGGATTGGTATCGTTCGATTTTGACGAAAAAGTTATCGGGCAGTCGACGCTTCCGCTCGGCGACCTCGTTTCCGAGTTAGCCAGTGTCGAAGAAATTCCGGAATCGCTCAACGACCAGATTCAGCGGATGAAATCGTCGATCCGGCGCATGGGGCCGATCAATCCGGAGGCGATCAGAGAGTACGACGAGGTTCAGGAGCGTTATGCCTTCCTGAAGACGCAGCTGGCGGACGTTCGTCAGGCGGATAAGGATTTGCGCGAGGTGATCGTCGAGCTGGAGGAGATGATGCGAACCGCGTTCCAGACGACGTTCGAAAAGGTCCAGTCGGAATTTCGCGACCTGTTTACCCGGCTTTTCGGCGGGGGTACGGCGAAGCTGGTGCTGACCGATCCGGACGATTTAAACAGCTCCGGGATCGATATTCAGGCGAAGCTTCCGGGACGGCGCGAGCAGGAATTATCCCTGCTTTCCGGCGGGGAACGCAGCCTGACGGCGGTTGCGCTCGTTTTCGCGCTGCTGCGCGTATCGCCGACGCCGTTCTGCGTATTTGACGAGGTGGACGCAGCGCTGGACGAAGCGAACGTCGGGCGGTTCTGCGAACTGCTGCGCGAGCTGAGCAATGAGATTCAATTTATCCTGATCACGCATAACCGCAATACGGTTGAGACGGCGGACGTTATTTACGGCGTGACGATTTCGAAGGATTCGATCAGCCAGGTTGTCAGCCTGCGGCTCGACGACGTTGATCAGTCCTATTTCAGCCGCGCCTGA
- a CDS encoding phosphoglucosamine mutase: MAINFGTDGWRAVISDTFTFDNLRIVSQAVADAVQSGTWLKLSKVEKVENPNRIVIGYDTRFLSDRYAREVARILAANGFEVYLSQSAAPTPAISFATRNYGAIAGVMITASHNAPRYNGFKLKAAFGGSALSEQCDLVEVYMNDNETRGRGPNILDYEKARDMGLIKTFNPTIEYGAHLRRLIDFDTIANAKDLRIVVDSMYGSGRGVIPNLLQGTGREVTEIRGELNPGFGGIHPEPIKRYLGSLASAIGAGLGNLGLATDGDADRIGAMDERGNFVDPHKIIALAARYLRQEKGLNGALVRTVSTTRMVDVLGRKYGVDVFETPVGFNHIADHMMEREVLIGGEESGGISFQGHIPEGDGIIMGLLVTEMVAKSGTTLSELVQSLEDEIGAFRYDRIDIRLARPVAKKDMIDMLIRRAPAEIGGVQVAEISTKDGVKYILEDDGWLLIRPSGTEPVLRVYAEGHSDEMVRTLLNYGNTVADRVK, from the coding sequence ATGGCAATTAATTTCGGGACAGACGGATGGCGCGCGGTCATTTCCGACACGTTCACCTTTGATAACCTGCGAATCGTATCGCAGGCGGTCGCCGACGCGGTTCAATCCGGAACCTGGCTCAAGCTTTCCAAAGTCGAGAAAGTCGAAAATCCAAACCGGATCGTTATCGGATACGATACGCGGTTCCTCTCCGACCGGTACGCGCGGGAAGTCGCGCGGATCTTAGCCGCGAACGGTTTCGAAGTTTACCTGAGCCAGTCGGCCGCGCCGACGCCCGCGATCTCGTTTGCAACGCGGAATTACGGGGCGATCGCCGGCGTCATGATCACCGCGTCGCATAACGCCCCGCGCTACAACGGCTTCAAGCTGAAAGCCGCGTTCGGCGGGAGCGCATTATCGGAACAATGCGACCTGGTTGAAGTGTACATGAACGACAACGAGACGCGCGGCCGCGGCCCGAATATCCTCGACTACGAAAAAGCCCGGGACATGGGCCTGATCAAAACGTTCAACCCAACGATCGAATACGGCGCGCACCTGCGCAGGCTCATCGATTTCGACACGATCGCGAACGCGAAAGACCTGAGGATCGTCGTTGACTCGATGTATGGATCCGGGCGCGGCGTCATCCCCAATCTTCTTCAGGGGACTGGCCGCGAAGTCACCGAGATTCGCGGGGAGCTCAACCCCGGTTTCGGCGGGATTCATCCGGAGCCGATCAAACGCTACCTCGGCTCGCTTGCCAGCGCGATCGGCGCGGGACTGGGGAACCTGGGACTGGCGACCGACGGCGACGCCGATCGGATCGGCGCGATGGACGAGCGGGGAAACTTCGTCGATCCGCATAAAATTATCGCCCTCGCCGCCCGCTACCTGCGTCAGGAAAAAGGACTGAACGGCGCGCTCGTCCGAACCGTCTCGACGACGCGCATGGTCGACGTTTTAGGCAGGAAGTACGGCGTCGACGTTTTTGAAACCCCGGTCGGCTTCAACCATATCGCCGATCACATGATGGAACGCGAGGTCCTGATCGGCGGGGAAGAGTCGGGCGGTATTTCCTTCCAGGGCCATATTCCCGAAGGAGACGGAATTATCATGGGGCTGCTCGTGACCGAAATGGTCGCGAAGAGCGGAACGACGCTGTCCGAACTCGTTCAGTCGCTCGAAGACGAAATCGGCGCGTTCCGCTATGATCGGATCGACATCCGTCTCGCCCGTCCGGTTGCGAAAAAAGACATGATCGACATGCTCATCCGCCGGGCCCCCGCGGAAATCGGCGGCGTCCAAGTCGCGGAAATCTCGACCAAAGACGGCGTCAAGTACATTCTGGAAGACGACGGATGGCTGCTGATCCGGCCGTCGGGAACCGAACCGGTCCTCCGCGTCTACGCGGAAGGGCATTCAGACGAGATGGTCAGGACGCTCCTGAACTACGGGAACACAGTCGCGGATCGCGTTAAATAA
- a CDS encoding ATP-dependent DNA helicase RecG produces the protein MLSAKEKLLKFISLEINRGCDNRAVVGGMIRFLPIWNQESGGDELSPEEDEAVRAYLNGYEEMDREAREAAGLALSERLGSPVSKKASSPRPKPAQSRPRSDGARFDERRERTDRPPRFQVRKIRFDDLSVNSEMLEKPVSVIPGIGPQNSRSMAKQGIYTVRDFLYYFPRRYDDYSTFKKVNELEYGDVVTIICNVYSISTVKRGVRQLTEAVVGDGTGKIRLVWFNQPWIEQQLKAGTVYVFSGKVDEYLGRAVMNGPDWETIDADHLTTNRIVPIYSTNSQLKQSFLRRMAFNTVNHWREALGDFLPPDVRQRAKLDALPDAIAQIHFPSSQETLREARRRLAFDEVFLGQVNAVRAKADWKKASATCFRISDERITGWTDRLPYRLTEAQWRVLNEMRGDIDSGHPMNRLIQGDVGSGKTIVALLCALIVANSGGQAVLMAPTGILAEQHYQNLLKLLEAFTFPESGLNLTPGNTALLSGGTSETEKRRITDALQSGEIRLVIGTHAILEAPIQFRNLELAIIDEQHRFGVRQRAILRSKGESPHVAVMSATPIPRSLWLTVFGDLDVSVIDQLPPGRIPIETSVFPPVARERAWYFVEDQLKKGRQAYLIYPLIDSGDNGEKDEVAAVKSFERLRDEIFPHRRISLLHGKLKDAEKDTILTAFKDHEVDLLVSTSVIEVGVDVPNATVMVIEGADRFGLAQLHQFRGRVGRGDAQSYCILIPEKDDSVENDRLVAMTQTNDGFELAEKDLEKRGPGDALGTRQSGLTEFKLATLFDLELIQLARAEAERIFSADPDLSAQEHQALRVEAERVEKVIQTDIS, from the coding sequence ATGTTGTCTGCAAAAGAGAAGCTTCTAAAATTTATCAGTTTGGAAATTAACCGCGGCTGCGACAATCGCGCGGTCGTCGGCGGCATGATCCGATTCCTGCCAATCTGGAATCAGGAGTCCGGCGGCGACGAGCTCAGCCCGGAAGAGGACGAAGCGGTCCGTGCGTACCTGAACGGGTACGAGGAGATGGACCGTGAGGCGCGGGAGGCGGCGGGTCTCGCGCTGAGCGAACGGTTAGGCTCGCCGGTTTCGAAGAAGGCGAGTTCCCCGAGGCCTAAACCGGCGCAGTCCCGGCCACGTTCCGACGGGGCACGATTTGATGAGCGGCGCGAGCGAACGGATCGCCCGCCGCGATTTCAGGTCCGGAAGATCCGTTTCGACGACCTGAGCGTGAACAGCGAGATGCTGGAAAAGCCGGTCAGCGTCATTCCCGGGATCGGCCCACAGAACTCGCGAAGCATGGCGAAGCAGGGGATCTATACCGTCCGCGACTTTCTCTACTATTTCCCGCGCCGGTATGACGATTATTCGACGTTTAAGAAGGTCAACGAGCTCGAATACGGCGACGTCGTCACGATTATCTGCAACGTGTATTCGATTTCGACGGTCAAGCGCGGAGTCCGTCAGCTGACAGAGGCGGTCGTTGGCGACGGAACCGGGAAAATCCGTCTCGTCTGGTTCAACCAGCCCTGGATCGAACAGCAGCTCAAAGCGGGGACAGTTTACGTTTTCTCGGGAAAGGTCGACGAGTATCTTGGCCGCGCCGTGATGAACGGGCCGGACTGGGAAACGATCGACGCGGATCACCTGACAACCAACCGGATCGTTCCGATTTATTCAACCAATTCGCAGCTCAAACAGAGCTTCCTGAGACGGATGGCGTTTAATACAGTGAACCACTGGCGCGAGGCGCTCGGCGATTTCCTTCCGCCGGACGTCCGGCAGCGGGCGAAACTCGACGCGCTCCCGGACGCGATCGCCCAGATTCATTTTCCCTCGTCGCAGGAAACGCTGCGCGAAGCGCGGCGGCGGCTGGCGTTCGACGAGGTCTTTTTAGGACAGGTCAACGCGGTCCGCGCAAAGGCAGACTGGAAAAAGGCGTCGGCGACTTGCTTCCGGATTTCCGACGAGCGGATAACCGGTTGGACCGACCGGCTCCCTTACCGGCTGACCGAGGCGCAGTGGCGCGTTTTAAATGAAATGCGCGGCGATATCGACTCGGGTCACCCGATGAACCGCCTGATCCAGGGGGACGTCGGTTCCGGGAAAACAATCGTCGCGCTGCTTTGCGCGCTGATCGTCGCCAATTCCGGCGGGCAGGCGGTCCTGATGGCCCCGACGGGAATCCTCGCGGAACAGCATTATCAAAACCTGCTGAAGCTGCTGGAGGCGTTTACCTTCCCGGAGAGCGGGTTGAACCTTACGCCCGGGAATACGGCGCTCCTTTCAGGCGGGACATCCGAGACCGAAAAACGGCGGATCACCGACGCGCTTCAATCCGGCGAAATCCGGCTCGTCATCGGGACGCACGCGATTCTCGAGGCCCCGATTCAGTTTCGGAATCTGGAACTGGCGATTATCGACGAACAGCATCGTTTCGGCGTCAGGCAGCGGGCAATCCTGCGTTCCAAGGGGGAAAGTCCGCATGTCGCGGTCATGAGCGCGACGCCGATTCCGCGCTCGCTCTGGCTGACCGTCTTCGGCGACCTGGACGTTTCGGTTATCGACCAGCTCCCGCCGGGGCGGATCCCGATTGAAACAAGCGTTTTCCCGCCGGTCGCGCGGGAACGCGCCTGGTACTTTGTCGAGGATCAGCTCAAAAAAGGCCGGCAGGCGTACCTGATTTATCCGCTGATCGACAGCGGCGACAACGGCGAAAAGGACGAAGTCGCGGCGGTTAAGTCGTTCGAACGTCTTCGCGACGAAATCTTTCCGCATCGGCGCATTTCGCTCCTGCATGGGAAATTGAAAGACGCGGAAAAGGACACGATCCTGACCGCTTTTAAGGATCATGAGGTCGATTTACTGGTGTCGACGTCGGTTATCGAAGTTGGCGTCGACGTTCCGAACGCGACCGTTATGGTCATCGAAGGCGCGGACCGCTTTGGCCTGGCGCAGCTGCACCAGTTCCGCGGTCGGGTCGGCCGCGGCGACGCGCAGTCGTACTGTATCCTGATCCCCGAAAAGGACGATTCGGTCGAGAACGACCGGCTCGTTGCCATGACGCAGACGAACGACGGCTTCGAGCTGGCGGAGAAGGATTTGGAAAAACGCGGCCCGGGCGACGCGTTGGGAACGCGCCAATCCGGCCTGACGGAATTCAAGCTGGCGACGCTTTTCGATCTGGAACTGATCCAGCTTGCGCGCGCTGAGGCGGAACGGATTTTTTCCGCCGATCCCGACTTATCCGCGCAGGAGCATCAGGCGCTTCGGGTGGAAGCCGAACGCGTTGAAAAGGTCATTCAGACGGATATCAGTTAG
- a CDS encoding pantetheine-phosphate adenylyltransferase, translating to MITALFPGSFDPVHYGHLDIAVRASKLFDRLVVGVYASPDKRTVLFTQSERIEMFSRAVANYPNIEVVGYDGLTVQFAKKIGASVMVRGLRVFSDFDYEFRMALANQEIHPDIETVSLITHPRFMFLSSSTVKEIVLNQGDPKTMVPPHVKERFLTKAAEKPRL from the coding sequence ATTATTACCGCTCTCTTTCCCGGAAGTTTTGACCCCGTGCATTACGGGCATCTGGATATCGCGGTGCGCGCGTCGAAGCTGTTCGATCGGCTGGTTGTCGGCGTTTACGCGTCTCCGGATAAACGGACCGTCTTATTTACGCAGTCCGAACGGATTGAGATGTTTTCCCGGGCGGTTGCCAATTATCCGAATATCGAGGTCGTCGGCTACGACGGACTGACGGTGCAGTTCGCGAAGAAGATCGGCGCGTCGGTCATGGTTCGCGGGCTGCGCGTGTTTTCCGATTTCGACTATGAATTCCGGATGGCGCTCGCGAATCAGGAGATTCATCCGGATATTGAGACTGTCTCTCTGATTACGCATCCGCGCTTCATGTTCCTGTCGTCGTCGACGGTTAAGGAAATCGTCTTGAATCAGGGCGATCCGAAGACTATGGTCCCGCCGCACGTTAAAGAACGGTTCCTCACGAAAGCCGCGGAGAAGCCGCGTTTATAA
- a CDS encoding transcriptional regulator, whose translation MIIKKNQDYERNLVRELISLPCETEWVEFKHNMCDPQQIGEYISALANSTALIIRPKAYMIWGVDDATHKLIGTSFNFRTCRKGSEELELWLSRMLSPSVAFRFFDVEVDDVRVVLLEIPAADRQPVKFSGEEFIRIGSNKKKLKEYPERERALWRAFDTTPHELRNAKENISPDYILKSFDIAGYYEKMGFALPENKNKVIDDFSNEKFIRKNDHGGFSITNLGALLIAKDLRSFDELGHKLVRVIWYKENNRLETIREKVFNSGYAISYDEIVEYILTIIPQEEVIEDSIRKSVLAYPEIAIRELTANMIIHQAIDQRGTNPMIEVFKNRIEFSNVGSPLVPVERIVDTVPVSRNENLAGFMHKCGICEERGSGYDKVIDATGKRAMLAPKIEIQNDRFTKVTLYSKIPLDLTSKEDRIRTCYMQACYAYVNGEAITNNNIRNLFDIDSADKYKASRIIKESLEAGVIKPIQPNMAPRHRKYIPIWA comes from the coding sequence ATGATAATAAAGAAGAATCAGGACTATGAAAGAAATTTGGTTCGAGAATTGATCTCTCTACCGTGTGAGACAGAATGGGTCGAATTTAAACATAATATGTGTGACCCCCAACAAATAGGCGAATACATTTCTGCTTTAGCAAATTCTACTGCTCTGATCATTAGACCGAAAGCTTATATGATCTGGGGTGTGGATGATGCTACGCATAAACTTATCGGAACATCGTTTAATTTCAGGACCTGCCGGAAAGGCTCTGAGGAACTGGAATTATGGTTGTCTCGAATGTTGAGTCCGAGCGTTGCTTTCAGATTTTTTGATGTTGAGGTGGATGACGTTAGAGTAGTATTACTGGAAATTCCTGCCGCTGACAGGCAGCCGGTCAAGTTCTCAGGGGAGGAATTTATTCGAATTGGATCGAATAAGAAGAAATTAAAAGAATATCCGGAAAGAGAAAGAGCCTTATGGCGCGCTTTCGATACGACGCCCCATGAGCTTAGGAATGCAAAAGAGAATATATCGCCAGATTACATATTAAAATCATTCGATATTGCGGGATATTATGAAAAGATGGGCTTTGCGTTGCCTGAGAATAAGAATAAAGTTATCGACGATTTTTCTAACGAAAAATTCATCAGGAAGAACGACCATGGAGGATTCAGTATCACGAATTTAGGTGCGTTGTTGATTGCTAAAGATCTAAGAAGCTTTGATGAATTAGGACATAAGCTTGTCAGGGTTATCTGGTATAAAGAAAACAACAGACTGGAAACGATCCGCGAGAAAGTATTTAATAGCGGATATGCTATTTCTTATGACGAAATTGTCGAATACATTTTAACAATTATTCCGCAGGAGGAAGTTATAGAAGATTCAATAAGAAAGTCTGTTTTAGCGTACCCGGAAATAGCGATTCGTGAATTGACGGCGAATATGATTATTCATCAGGCAATTGATCAGAGGGGAACGAATCCGATGATTGAAGTCTTTAAGAACAGAATTGAGTTTTCAAACGTCGGCTCGCCTTTGGTCCCGGTTGAGCGAATCGTAGATACGGTCCCGGTTTCTCGAAACGAGAATCTTGCGGGATTTATGCATAAATGTGGAATTTGTGAAGAACGTGGAAGCGGTTATGATAAAGTGATTGACGCTACTGGAAAAAGAGCGATGTTAGCGCCAAAGATAGAAATCCAGAACGATAGATTTACGAAGGTTACACTGTATTCGAAAATCCCGTTAGATTTAACGAGTAAGGAAGATCGGATCAGAACCTGTTACATGCAAGCCTGTTATGCCTATGTTAATGGCGAGGCAATAACGAATAATAATATTCGGAATTTATTCGATATAGATTCAGCCGATAAATATAAAGCGTCGCGAATTATCAAAGAATCGCTTGAAGCAGGCGTAATCAAACCGATTCAACCGAATATGGCGCCAAGACACAGGAAATACATTCCAATATGGGCTTGA